Proteins co-encoded in one Xanthomonas campestris pv. badrii genomic window:
- a CDS encoding DUF1778 domain-containing protein, whose amino-acid sequence MHATSNDRARITTRVTAYAQQAIEQAAEMTATTTNQFVAQAALREAERIIEEHSIIRLSQNDMQKFLDALDNPKPVSDRLAVSLKHHMETRNHDTGSRSSTVRWTPKPR is encoded by the coding sequence ATGCATGCGACCAGTAATGACCGGGCAAGAATAACGACCCGAGTCACCGCTTACGCGCAGCAAGCAATTGAACAGGCGGCTGAGATGACGGCAACAACGACGAACCAGTTCGTCGCCCAGGCCGCGCTGCGGGAAGCTGAGAGAATCATCGAAGAACATTCGATCATTCGACTAAGCCAGAACGACATGCAGAAATTTCTGGATGCGCTCGATAACCCGAAGCCGGTCTCCGATCGTTTGGCTGTCTCCCTGAAACATCATATGGAGACGAGAAACCATGACACTGGAAGTAGAAGTAGTACCGTTCGCTGGACACCTAAGCCGCGCTGA
- a CDS encoding GNAT family N-acetyltransferase: MTLEVEVVPFAGHLSRADFDCGNKELNEWLHTTASQHQKRGVSRTFLAIPMKGSLYAWHQERFEDIEDTTVLGYFSLSSAQVMNSELPPAGSKLPRNVPVVRMGRLAVHQRLKGRGFGTMLLMEAIARAAQVSEAIGVTGLFVDAKEDAAPFYQKFGFQPAASNPLKLWLPMASITELLKT; this comes from the coding sequence ATGACACTGGAAGTAGAAGTAGTACCGTTCGCTGGACACCTAAGCCGCGCTGATTTCGATTGCGGCAACAAGGAATTGAACGAGTGGTTGCATACCACGGCGAGCCAGCACCAGAAGCGCGGCGTCAGCCGCACGTTCCTGGCAATTCCGATGAAGGGAAGCTTGTACGCTTGGCACCAGGAAAGATTTGAGGACATCGAGGACACCACCGTCCTCGGCTATTTCAGCCTGTCGTCAGCGCAGGTAATGAACAGCGAGCTGCCACCGGCTGGCTCAAAGCTGCCCCGCAATGTTCCTGTAGTCCGCATGGGCCGCCTGGCGGTGCATCAACGACTGAAAGGGCGCGGCTTCGGCACGATGCTCCTCATGGAGGCCATCGCGCGAGCCGCACAGGTGAGCGAAGCCATTGGCGTCACGGGACTGTTCGTGGATGCCAAGGAAGATGCCGCCCCCTTCTATCAGAAGTTCGGGTTCCAGCCTGCGGCGTCGAACCCTCTCAAGCTCTGGTTGCCTATGGCAAGCATCACTGAGCTTTTGAAAACGTAA
- a CDS encoding chemotaxis protein CheA, translating to MSAVPDDIAADFIVEAQEILDRLGEQLVSLEQAPDEADQLNAVFRGFHTLKGGAGFLAIKPMVELCHAAEETLGMARSGQAVLQAHHFDAAQQSLDYLQAMLDAMGSGEAVPHAPATLIAQFDAKSAPPAVKAVPQAAATKPAAPAHTDDAHAPAPKSAGKGAAKAGAEAEQTVRVDTKRLDAIVNLIGELVLSRNRLKTLRTRLRDEELDRAVSTLDIATARLQTAVMRTRMQPVSKVFSRFPKVARDVARTLSKEVELELIGAETELDRNLVEALADPLVHLVRNAIDHGIESPALREATGKPRSGHVRLSAQQEGDYVSIEIQDDGAGIDPERLREIARNKGLIDAEAAARLSTDECLHLIFMPGFSTKAEVTDISGRGVGMDVVQSRIRELSGQIQIQSELGRGSRFMIRVPLTLAILPTLLVQAGEAVYALPLARVVEVLHAPQTSLGWFDGRAVLDRRSHTLPLIDLRRWLGVPAEQPPLLTVVLLQAGETRFGLVVDQVRGREEVVIKPLPRALRGLPGYAGATLIGDGRMALILDVDGLRSSDH from the coding sequence ATGAGTGCCGTTCCAGACGATATTGCTGCCGATTTCATCGTCGAGGCCCAGGAAATCCTGGACCGCCTCGGCGAACAGCTGGTGTCGCTGGAACAGGCGCCAGACGAAGCCGACCAGCTCAACGCGGTGTTCCGCGGCTTCCACACGCTCAAGGGTGGTGCCGGCTTCCTGGCGATCAAACCCATGGTCGAGCTGTGCCACGCCGCCGAGGAAACCCTCGGCATGGCGCGCTCCGGCCAGGCGGTGCTGCAGGCCCATCACTTCGATGCCGCACAGCAGTCGCTGGATTATCTGCAGGCCATGCTGGATGCGATGGGCTCGGGCGAAGCCGTGCCGCATGCACCCGCCACGTTGATCGCGCAGTTCGACGCCAAGAGCGCCCCGCCGGCAGTCAAGGCCGTGCCGCAGGCAGCCGCTACCAAACCGGCGGCGCCCGCACATACCGACGATGCGCATGCCCCGGCCCCCAAGTCGGCCGGCAAAGGCGCCGCCAAGGCCGGCGCCGAAGCCGAACAGACCGTGCGCGTGGACACCAAGCGCCTGGATGCCATCGTCAACCTGATCGGCGAACTGGTGCTCTCGCGCAACCGTTTGAAGACCTTGCGCACCCGCCTGCGCGACGAAGAACTCGACCGCGCTGTCAGCACGCTGGACATCGCCACCGCGCGCCTGCAGACCGCGGTCATGCGCACCCGCATGCAGCCGGTCAGCAAGGTGTTTTCGCGCTTCCCCAAGGTGGCCCGCGATGTTGCGCGCACCCTGTCCAAGGAAGTGGAGCTGGAATTGATCGGCGCCGAAACCGAGCTCGATCGCAATCTGGTCGAAGCCCTGGCCGACCCGTTGGTGCACCTTGTGCGCAACGCCATCGACCACGGCATCGAATCGCCGGCCCTGCGCGAAGCCACCGGCAAGCCGCGTAGCGGCCATGTGCGCCTGTCCGCGCAGCAGGAAGGCGACTATGTCAGCATCGAGATCCAGGACGACGGCGCCGGCATCGACCCGGAACGTCTACGCGAGATCGCCCGCAACAAGGGCCTGATCGACGCCGAAGCTGCCGCACGCCTGAGCACCGACGAGTGCCTGCATCTGATCTTCATGCCGGGCTTTTCGACCAAGGCGGAAGTCACCGACATCTCCGGCCGTGGCGTGGGCATGGACGTGGTGCAGTCGCGCATCCGCGAACTCAGCGGCCAGATCCAGATCCAGTCCGAACTGGGCCGCGGCAGCCGCTTCATGATCCGCGTCCCGCTGACCCTGGCGATCCTGCCGACCCTGCTGGTGCAGGCCGGCGAAGCGGTCTATGCCTTGCCGCTGGCCCGCGTGGTGGAAGTGCTGCACGCCCCGCAGACCTCGCTGGGCTGGTTCGACGGCCGCGCCGTGCTCGACCGCCGCTCGCACACCCTGCCCCTGATCGACCTGCGTCGCTGGCTGGGCGTCCCTGCCGAACAGCCGCCGCTGCTGACCGTGGTGCTACTGCAGGCCGGCGAAACCCGTTTCGGCCTGGTGGTGGACCAGGTCCGCGGCCGCGAGGAAGTGGTGATCAAACCCCTGCCCCGCGCGTTACGCGGCCTGCCCGGCTACGCCGGCGCCACCCTGATCGGCGACGGCCGCATGGCGCTGATCCTGGATGTGGATGGATTGCGTTCCAGCGATCATTGA
- a CDS encoding protein phosphatase CheZ: MNATVETDAERAALIERLQHALDALESGDQVAWRREVDHLAALRTRPMMQSLSRLARELGQALGELPTVPEEAGELDDACSRLDHVVEMTEKASHRTLDLVEECRELANQLRSGGLNEDQGALLEKMRHNLTELSLAQSYQDLSGQIIRRVAGIVRRVHEGFGALGLPPKNPEPKKDDGGLAGPAIKGLDRHAVSQDDADDLLSGLGL; encoded by the coding sequence ATGAACGCGACCGTGGAAACCGATGCCGAACGTGCCGCCTTGATCGAGCGCCTGCAGCACGCGCTCGATGCATTGGAAAGCGGTGACCAGGTCGCCTGGCGTCGCGAGGTCGATCACCTCGCCGCCCTGCGCACACGCCCGATGATGCAGAGCCTGAGCCGGCTCGCCCGCGAACTCGGTCAGGCCCTGGGCGAATTGCCCACCGTGCCCGAAGAAGCCGGCGAACTGGACGATGCCTGCTCGCGCCTGGACCACGTGGTGGAAATGACCGAAAAGGCCAGCCACCGCACATTGGACCTGGTCGAAGAATGCCGCGAGCTGGCCAACCAGCTGCGCAGCGGTGGGCTCAATGAAGACCAGGGCGCACTGCTGGAAAAGATGCGCCATAACCTCACCGAGCTGTCGCTGGCGCAGAGCTACCAGGATTTGAGCGGCCAGATCATCCGGCGCGTGGCCGGCATCGTGCGCCGCGTGCATGAGGGCTTCGGTGCGCTCGGCCTGCCGCCGAAGAATCCCGAGCCGAAGAAAGACGACGGCGGTCTTGCCGGTCCTGCGATCAAGGGCCTGGACCGTCACGCCGTGTCGCAGGACGACGCCGACGATTTGCTGTCCGGATTGGGGTTGTAA
- the cheY gene encoding chemotaxis response regulator CheY — protein sequence MNKNMRILIVDDFSTMRRIVKNLLGDLGFTNTAEAEDGNSALAALRAGPFDFVVTDWNMPGMTGIDLLRNIRADAKLKHLPVMMVTAEAKREQIIEAAQCGVNGYIIKPFTAQTLEEKLGKVFERLAATA from the coding sequence GTGAACAAGAACATGCGGATCCTGATCGTGGACGACTTCTCGACGATGCGACGTATCGTCAAGAACCTGTTGGGCGATCTCGGCTTCACCAATACCGCAGAGGCCGAAGACGGCAACAGCGCACTGGCCGCGTTGCGCGCGGGCCCGTTCGATTTCGTGGTGACGGACTGGAACATGCCCGGCATGACCGGCATCGACCTGCTGCGCAACATCCGCGCCGACGCCAAGCTCAAGCACCTGCCGGTGATGATGGTGACCGCCGAAGCCAAGCGCGAGCAGATCATCGAAGCGGCACAGTGCGGCGTGAACGGCTACATCATCAAGCCGTTCACTGCGCAGACGCTGGAAGAGAAGCTGGGCAAGGTGTTCGAACGTCTGGCGGCGACCGCCTGA
- a CDS encoding RNA polymerase sigma factor FliA, protein MSTATATTASAQYRAVQRNNANDVVTQHADLVRRIAHHLAARLPASVEVDDLIQAGMIGLIEASRSYDSEQGASFETYASIRIRGSMIDEIRRGDWVPRSVHRRARDAAAAVRKIEQNTGRAAAATEVAAAMEMPLPDYLRLMEDAARGQVLSLESRIEDHGELDTTAKGGPNPQQMMERGEFGRELGKAIGQLPEREQLVLSLYYEQELNLKEIGAVLGVSESRVCQIHGQAVVRLRGRLKVFELADAGVENDD, encoded by the coding sequence ATGAGCACCGCTACCGCAACCACGGCCAGCGCGCAGTACCGCGCCGTGCAGCGCAACAACGCCAACGACGTGGTGACCCAGCACGCCGACCTGGTGCGCCGCATCGCCCACCATCTGGCGGCGCGCCTGCCGGCCAGCGTGGAAGTGGACGACCTGATCCAGGCCGGCATGATCGGCCTGATCGAAGCCTCGCGCAGCTACGATTCCGAACAGGGCGCATCGTTCGAGACCTATGCCTCGATCCGTATCCGCGGCTCGATGATCGACGAGATCCGCAGGGGCGACTGGGTGCCGCGTTCGGTGCACCGCCGCGCCCGCGATGCCGCCGCCGCCGTGCGCAAGATCGAACAGAACACCGGCCGCGCCGCCGCTGCCACCGAAGTGGCCGCCGCCATGGAAATGCCGCTGCCCGACTACCTGCGTCTGATGGAAGATGCCGCACGTGGCCAGGTGCTGAGCCTGGAATCGCGCATCGAAGATCACGGCGAGCTGGACACCACCGCCAAGGGTGGGCCCAATCCGCAGCAGATGATGGAGCGTGGCGAATTCGGCCGCGAGCTGGGCAAGGCCATCGGCCAGTTGCCCGAGCGCGAGCAGCTGGTGCTGTCGCTGTATTACGAGCAGGAATTGAACCTGAAGGAAATCGGCGCCGTGCTCGGCGTCAGCGAATCGCGCGTGTGCCAGATCCACGGCCAGGCGGTGGTGCGTCTGCGCGGCCGCCTCAAGGTATTCGAACTGGCCGATGCCGGTGTCGAAAATGACGATTGA
- a CDS encoding MinD/ParA family protein: protein MQSREYAKLTNAFPLSATRPEPLGPVRTIAVTGGKGGVGKTNISANLAVALADMGKRTLLLDADLGLANLDVVLGLAPKYTLADLIAGRCTLDEVIIEGPGGVLVVPAASGRRHMAELAPAQHIGLVNVFSELERDLDVMVIDTAAGITDSVLTFCQAAQDTVVVVCDEPASITDAYALIKVLSRERGVDRLQIIANMVRDPNEGRLLYDKLSRVCEKFLGDVSLNYLGHVPQDDWLRLSVQRQQPVIKAYPASPSAQAIAEIARRTSRWQAPTVPRGNVEFFVERIIQRGVAA from the coding sequence ATGCAGTCGCGTGAATACGCCAAGCTGACCAACGCCTTCCCCCTGTCGGCGACCCGTCCCGAGCCCCTGGGCCCGGTGCGCACCATTGCCGTGACCGGTGGCAAGGGTGGCGTGGGCAAGACCAACATCTCCGCCAACCTGGCCGTGGCGCTTGCCGACATGGGCAAACGCACGCTGCTGCTGGACGCCGACCTTGGCCTGGCCAACCTGGACGTGGTCCTCGGCCTGGCGCCCAAGTACACCCTGGCCGACCTGATCGCCGGCCGTTGCACGCTCGATGAAGTCATCATCGAAGGCCCCGGCGGCGTGCTGGTGGTACCGGCCGCCTCCGGTCGCCGCCACATGGCCGAACTGGCCCCGGCCCAGCACATCGGCCTGGTCAACGTGTTCTCCGAACTGGAACGCGACCTGGACGTGATGGTCATCGACACCGCCGCCGGCATCACCGACAGCGTGCTGACCTTCTGCCAGGCCGCCCAGGACACCGTGGTGGTGGTCTGCGACGAGCCGGCCTCGATCACCGACGCCTACGCGCTGATCAAGGTGCTCTCGCGCGAACGCGGCGTGGACCGCCTGCAGATCATCGCCAACATGGTGCGCGACCCCAACGAAGGCCGCCTGCTGTACGACAAGCTCTCGCGCGTGTGCGAGAAGTTCCTTGGCGATGTGTCGCTGAACTACCTCGGCCACGTGCCGCAGGACGACTGGTTGCGCCTGTCGGTACAGCGCCAGCAACCCGTCATCAAGGCCTATCCCGCCAGTCCGTCGGCGCAGGCCATCGCAGAAATCGCACGCCGTACCTCGCGCTGGCAGGCCCCGACCGTGCCGCGCGGCAACGTCGAGTTCTTTGTCGAACGCATCATCCAACGGGGAGTGGCCGCATGA
- the flhF gene encoding flagellar biosynthesis protein FlhF, translating into MKIKRFVAPDMRTAFRMVREEHGPDAVILSNRRTAEGIEIVAASNYDEELVQRALETARETPAPSTAPVQAPVQQAPAQPAQVAARPAAPVHAPLKPAAETMSHRQRVASAAEDMIAAMALRQPASVPRQAPVATPIRSAAQMPAVQELVAPVVQRQEHALSAVPEQLFADFLTTAPVQRPAVQAAPAQAPTPVVAPPVAAPAYAAQDQDDDAFADEADFDLDDALPQILPPAALPPIVVAPPAPAALAAVPVAAAPIPQNDEELKQLRGELALMRQMIEREMNRLTDERLRGSPVRAQALELMDDYGFDAGLTRDVALQIPADTELHRGRGLMLGLLSKRLPVAPIDPLERGGVIALVGPTGAGKTTTIAKLAQRFAAQHAPRDVALVTTDTLRVGGREQLHSYGRQLGIAVHEADSAESLLELLDRLRDYKLVLIDTAGMGQRDRALAAQLNWLRAAQQVTSLLVLPANSHFADLDEVVRRFAHAKPQGVVLTKLDETGRFGSALSVVVDHQMPITWVTDGQRVPDDLHRANAASLVLRLEDLRRAADKPCTPEHNHAVA; encoded by the coding sequence ATGAAGATCAAACGCTTTGTCGCCCCGGATATGCGCACCGCATTCCGCATGGTACGTGAGGAACACGGCCCGGATGCGGTGATCCTGTCCAACCGTCGTACCGCCGAAGGCATCGAGATCGTCGCCGCCAGCAACTACGACGAAGAGCTGGTACAGCGCGCCCTGGAAACCGCCCGCGAGACGCCGGCCCCCAGCACCGCGCCGGTCCAGGCTCCCGTGCAGCAGGCTCCGGCCCAGCCGGCGCAGGTTGCCGCCCGCCCCGCCGCGCCGGTCCACGCGCCACTGAAGCCGGCTGCCGAGACCATGAGCCACCGCCAGCGCGTGGCCAGCGCCGCCGAAGACATGATTGCCGCCATGGCCCTGCGCCAGCCGGCCAGCGTGCCGCGCCAGGCGCCGGTCGCCACCCCGATCCGCAGCGCCGCGCAGATGCCGGCCGTGCAGGAGCTGGTCGCGCCGGTCGTGCAGCGCCAGGAACACGCGCTGTCGGCGGTGCCGGAACAGCTGTTCGCCGACTTTTTGACCACTGCCCCGGTGCAGCGCCCGGCCGTGCAGGCCGCCCCGGCCCAGGCGCCGACTCCGGTCGTGGCCCCCCCAGTTGCCGCCCCCGCCTATGCCGCCCAGGACCAGGACGACGACGCCTTCGCCGACGAGGCCGACTTCGATCTGGACGACGCGCTGCCGCAGATCCTGCCGCCGGCCGCGCTGCCGCCGATCGTGGTCGCCCCGCCCGCCCCCGCTGCGCTGGCCGCAGTGCCGGTGGCTGCCGCGCCGATCCCGCAGAACGACGAAGAACTCAAGCAGCTGCGCGGCGAGCTGGCGCTGATGCGCCAGATGATCGAGCGCGAAATGAACCGCCTCACCGACGAGCGCCTGCGTGGCTCCCCGGTGCGTGCGCAGGCGCTGGAACTGATGGACGACTATGGCTTCGACGCCGGCCTGACTCGCGATGTCGCCCTGCAGATCCCGGCCGATACCGAATTGCACCGCGGCCGCGGCCTGATGCTGGGCCTGCTGTCCAAGCGTCTGCCGGTGGCCCCGATCGACCCGCTGGAACGCGGTGGCGTGATCGCCCTGGTCGGCCCGACCGGTGCCGGCAAGACCACCACCATCGCCAAGCTGGCGCAGCGCTTCGCCGCCCAGCATGCCCCGCGCGACGTGGCCCTGGTCACCACCGACACCCTGCGCGTCGGCGGCCGCGAGCAGCTGCACAGCTACGGCCGCCAGCTCGGCATCGCGGTGCACGAGGCCGACAGCGCCGAAAGCCTGCTCGAGCTGCTGGACCGCCTGCGCGACTACAAGCTGGTGCTGATCGACACCGCCGGCATGGGCCAGCGCGACCGCGCCCTGGCCGCCCAGCTGAACTGGCTGCGTGCCGCCCAGCAGGTCACCTCGCTGCTGGTATTGCCCGCCAACTCCCATTTCGCCGACCTCGACGAGGTCGTGCGCCGCTTCGCCCACGCCAAGCCCCAAGGCGTGGTGCTGACCAAACTCGACGAGACCGGCCGCTTCGGCAGCGCCTTGTCGGTGGTGGTCGACCACCAAATGCCCATCACCTGGGTGACTGACGGACAGCGGGTCCCCGACGACCTGCACCGCGCCAATGCCGCCAGTCTCGTTCTTCGCCTTGAAGATTTGCGGCGCGCTGCCGATAAGCCCTGTACTCCGGAGCACAACCATGCAGTCGCGTGA
- a CDS encoding IS3 family transposase (programmed frameshift), whose translation MSRASKFSPEVRERSVKMVLEHQGEYASQWSAIVSVSAKVGCTAETLRGWIRQYERDGGKREGVTTAEKERIRLLERQVRELRQANEILRKASAYFCPGGARPPLQEVKRFIDDHRDVHGVEPICKVLPVAPSTYYAHAARKSDPELRSARAKTDEALMPEIRRVWDENFQVYGVRKLWRQMRREKFAVARCTVQRLMKRLGLRGVIRGKAVRTTVSDAKAPCPLDQVNRQFTSDRPNALWVSDFTYVSTWQGWIYVAFVIDVFARRIVGWKASPSMQTDLVLDALEQALHARKPVGPDRLIHHSDRGVQYVSIRYTERLAEAGLEPSVGSVGDSYDNALAETINGLYKAEVIHRKSSWRTREEVEWATLTWVDWFNNRRLLEPIGNIPPAEAEANYYSKHKQPNESAMSA comes from the exons ATGAGCAGAGCAAGCAAGTTTTCCCCAGAGGTCCGGGAGCGATCGGTGAAGATGGTGCTGGAGCACCAGGGCGAGTACGCGTCGCAGTGGTCGGCGATTGTGTCGGTGTCGGCCAAGGTGGGCTGTACGGCCGAGACGTTGCGCGGCTGGATCCGGCAGTACGAGCGTGATGGCGGCAAGCGCGAGGGCGTGACGACAGCCGAGAAGGAGCGCATCAGGTTGCTTGAGCGCCAGGTGCGCGAGCTGCGCCAGGCCAACGAGATCCTGCGCAAGGCGTCGGCGTATT TTTGCCCAGGCGGAGCTCGACCGCCCCTTCAAGAGGTGAAGCGCTTCATCGACGACCATCGCGACGTTCACGGGGTCGAGCCGATCTGCAAGGTGTTGCCGGTCGCCCCGTCGACGTATTACGCGCACGCAGCCCGAAAGTCCGATCCTGAATTGCGCTCGGCAAGGGCCAAGACGGACGAGGCGTTGATGCCTGAAATCAGGCGTGTGTGGGACGAGAACTTCCAGGTCTATGGCGTACGTAAGCTCTGGCGGCAGATGCGGCGGGAGAAGTTCGCTGTTGCGCGCTGCACCGTGCAGCGTCTGATGAAGCGTCTGGGCCTGCGCGGGGTCATCCGCGGCAAGGCGGTGCGCACGACGGTGAGCGATGCGAAGGCGCCGTGCCCGCTCGATCAGGTCAACAGGCAGTTCACCTCGGATCGGCCAAACGCGTTGTGGGTCTCGGACTTCACCTATGTGTCGACGTGGCAAGGCTGGATCTACGTGGCCTTCGTCATCGACGTGTTCGCACGCCGGATCGTGGGCTGGAAGGCGTCGCCGTCGATGCAGACCGACCTGGTGCTCGATGCGCTCGAGCAGGCGCTGCATGCGAGGAAGCCGGTCGGACCGGATCGTTTGATCCACCACAGCGACCGGGGCGTGCAGTACGTCTCGATCCGCTACACCGAGCGGCTCGCCGAGGCCGGCCTGGAGCCCTCGGTGGGCAGTGTGGGCGACTCGTACGACAACGCACTGGCTGAGACCATCAACGGCCTGTACAAGGCCGAGGTGATCCACCGCAAGTCGTCCTGGCGCACGCGCGAGGAGGTCGAGTGGGCCACGCTCACCTGGGTCGATTGGTTCAACAATCGCCGCTTGCTTGAGCCGATCGGCAACATCCCACCGGCCGAGGCCGAAGCCAACTATTATTCCAAACACAAGCAACCCAACGAGTCCGCCATGTCGGCGTGA
- a CDS encoding type IV secretory system conjugative DNA transfer family protein has translation MGSKGKVGIAAALLVLAVVAGLYLAGYMTLMLLKLQVPLKATTYLQYWKALDLPQVQPYVTRIKISGIVGFGLPLIIWLLLLIPLLRKKQQSLHGEASFATVADLKKAGMLEKKPESILVGKLNGRYIYINGALHVIVVAPTRSGKTTSIAIPVLLTYQQSMVVLDLKGELFKATSGYRASQGQKIYVWAPYATDGKTHRFNPLTLVPEDPRERIAAIQTMAAILYPDEPGKDSFWVTQSRAAFVAFASFMFENWYDMRSTGFPGVEDPNSSDLFPSFERILRFSTGGSDGESTSDMLKKLIANKNYKYISPQTRSTFSALAGLAEQTFSSVMATMQAPLQQFLSPILAAATNATDIDVTAIRKRLTTVYVIIPTQKLDESSKLLNIFFSSVIGNNLDKQLNEDPKLKYQMLMLMDEFTAMGRVDVWSKRISISASYGVRDLCIIQSQSQLRATYGADDAQNFITNHAASIVFTPREQEDANAYSDMLGYTTIRKRHRSISKGGGGSNVSYNYTEERRALMLPQEIKELPGNDELLFFEGSKPIRCEKNWFFKDSVLKKRIMDPVAVPALAVDQPKTKAAS, from the coding sequence ATGGGTAGTAAGGGAAAGGTGGGCATTGCAGCGGCCCTGTTGGTCCTTGCAGTGGTCGCCGGTTTGTACCTGGCCGGTTACATGACGCTGATGTTGCTGAAGTTGCAGGTGCCATTGAAGGCGACCACTTACCTGCAATACTGGAAGGCGCTGGACCTTCCGCAAGTCCAACCGTATGTCACGCGCATCAAGATCAGCGGCATTGTCGGCTTCGGCCTGCCGTTGATCATCTGGTTGCTGCTGCTGATTCCCCTGTTGAGAAAAAAGCAGCAATCCCTGCACGGCGAGGCGAGCTTTGCCACCGTTGCCGACCTCAAGAAAGCCGGCATGCTGGAGAAAAAGCCCGAAAGCATCCTGGTCGGCAAACTCAATGGCCGTTACATCTACATCAATGGCGCGCTGCATGTGATCGTGGTTGCACCCACACGATCCGGCAAGACCACCTCCATTGCGATCCCGGTCTTGCTGACCTACCAGCAATCCATGGTGGTGCTGGACCTCAAGGGAGAGCTGTTCAAGGCGACCAGCGGATACCGCGCCTCGCAAGGCCAGAAAATCTATGTCTGGGCGCCCTACGCCACCGATGGAAAGACCCACCGCTTCAACCCCCTCACCCTGGTTCCGGAGGATCCGCGGGAGCGGATCGCTGCCATACAGACCATGGCGGCGATCTTGTACCCCGATGAACCCGGGAAGGACAGTTTCTGGGTGACCCAGTCGCGTGCGGCGTTCGTGGCATTTGCATCCTTCATGTTCGAGAACTGGTACGACATGCGCAGCACCGGATTCCCCGGTGTCGAAGATCCCAACAGCAGCGACCTATTCCCCAGCTTCGAACGCATCCTGCGCTTTTCCACCGGTGGGAGCGATGGAGAAAGCACCTCGGACATGCTGAAAAAGCTGATCGCCAACAAGAACTACAAATACATCAGCCCACAGACGCGTTCCACGTTCAGCGCCCTTGCCGGGCTCGCCGAACAGACGTTTTCCTCGGTCATGGCCACCATGCAGGCGCCACTGCAGCAGTTCCTGAGCCCGATCCTGGCGGCGGCCACCAATGCCACGGACATCGACGTCACCGCCATCCGCAAGCGCCTCACCACGGTCTACGTCATCATCCCCACCCAGAAGCTGGATGAAAGCAGCAAGCTGCTGAATATCTTCTTCAGCTCGGTCATCGGCAATAACCTCGATAAGCAGCTCAATGAGGATCCCAAGCTCAAGTATCAGATGCTGATGCTGATGGATGAATTCACCGCCATGGGCCGGGTCGATGTCTGGTCCAAGCGCATCTCCATTTCGGCCAGTTATGGCGTGCGCGATCTGTGCATCATCCAGAGCCAGTCGCAGTTGCGTGCCACCTATGGCGCGGACGACGCGCAGAACTTCATCACCAACCATGCCGCCAGCATCGTGTTCACCCCTCGCGAGCAGGAAGATGCCAATGCCTATAGCGACATGCTGGGGTATACGACGATCCGCAAGCGGCACCGTTCCATCAGCAAGGGTGGCGGTGGAAGCAACGTGTCGTACAACTACACCGAAGAGCGCCGCGCGCTGATGCTGCCGCAGGAAATCAAGGAACTTCCCGGCAATGACGAACTGCTGTTCTTCGAAGGGAGCAAGCCGATCCGCTGCGAGAAGAACTGGTTCTTCAAGGACTCGGTTCTGAAGAAGCGCATCATGGATCCTGTCGCAGTGCCGGCTTTGGCGGTGGATCAGCCAAAAACCAAGGCCGCATCGTAA